The Hordeum vulgare subsp. vulgare chromosome 7H, MorexV3_pseudomolecules_assembly, whole genome shotgun sequence DNA window TGCATGTTTTTATATGAGTTTAGGAAATGAAATATAAGAGAGTTAGATGTAAACAAGCAGATTTGAAACCTGACCGTTCAATATTCCGCGAACGCGCTCGATAAGTCTGTAGACATTTGAAGGCCCGAATTTACCAGTTACGTCTATGCATGCATGGCTACTTACCAGCCAACACTTCCACATGGAGCGGACACGTTATATTCACAAAATACTGTACGGTTGTAAGACTGTAAGAACCAATCAATTACGATGCGAACATGCATACCTGCATGCTTGCAAATGCAgaatatatatacccatccatgcATGGCACACGCAAATACGCAATACTCGTACATGACAACGTTGTGTGATACGAGGACGTACGGTACGTGTACCATATATTACAGCTCGAGGCGAGCCAGCTCGTCGGCGAACACCGTCCTGAACGCCGGCATGCTCTCGGGCTCCAGCGACAGCACGAGCGCGAGGGCGCCGTCCTTGCCCGGCGCGTTCATCACGTACACGAAGCCGCTGTAGTACATGAGGGCCGGCCCCATGAACGCCGGCGCGCCCCACCGGAAGTCGGCGTCGGAGAGCGACATGCCCATCCAGCTGATGGCGCGGAGGTGCGAGCGCGAGATGCCGCTGCGCGGCAGGTTCATCGTGTCCACTCCCTCCAGGTAGTCCACCAGCGACCTCGCGTGCTCGTCGCCCTGGCTCGTCGCCGCGCGCGCCAGCCTCGCCGCGTGCACCAGCGGGCCGGAAACCACCTCCTCCACCGTCGCCGACACCGATGTGCGGATCACGGCGTTGCCGAAGTACCCCGCCGGGAGCGGCGGGTCCAGGCGAGCGCGCATGTCGACCATGGAGTAGAGCCGCGTCTCGGCCGCCGGCGGGAGCGCGCGGGCGCGGCACACGCACTGCCACACCAGGGCCACCACGGCGCGGAAGGTGGACGAGCCGAGGCACCGCGCCTTAAGCGCGCCCACCTGGCCCTTGCTCATCGTCACGATGGCGCTCGCGTACGTGGAGGCCGACACGGGGTCCaccggctccggctccggctTGTACTCCGGGTGGTCGTACAGCACCGCGCGCGACTGCGGCGGGCGCGCGGCGAGCAGCGTGTGGTCGAAGCACGGCGGCACGGTGGGCGCGCCTCCGCCGCCGCGGGAGATGCTCGCCCACGTCTCAAAGAAATGCGCGGCGCCGCGCGCGTCCACGATAGAGTGGTGCATCGCCTGGCCGAGCACCACGCCGCCGCACCGCAGACGGGTGATTTGCACGAACAGCAGGGCGCACGGCGGGTTGGGCGCCGGCGTGGGCGGCACCAGCAGGTCCCGCATCTCGCCGCACGGCACGAACTCGTTCATCAGCTCCTCGAGCGCGTAGTGCTCCGAGCGGGCCGTGACGAACACCACGCCCTCGCCGGTGCAGTCCACCTGGACCCTGCCGCTGCCATCAAGTCCTAGGCGGCCGGCGAGCGGGTAGAACGCGACGAGCGCCCTGGCGAGGCTGTCCTTCATGGCGTCGGCGGCGAAGAAGCCCGGGTCGCCGTTGGGGCGGAAGAAGTATACCGTTGGGGTGTAGCCTCTCCTCCCGGCGAGGTCGAGGTTGGACAGCCAGATGCTGCCCCCCGGCGTCGGTTCGGCCGGGACAACCAGCTCCGACGAGAGCACCTCCACCATCGCCATTGCCAACTGAGCCGAGCTCGCTAGCTCTAGTGTAGTGGGCGTGCAAGTGCTGGTGACGTACGTTGGCAGTTGGCGGTCGGCGTGGTGGTTTCTACGAGCGTTCCGCGGGGTTTAAATAGAAGCAGGACGGAGCCGTCAGCCATGGATCGGAGGCCATGGCACGCCGCGCGCGGTTGGTGGCATTTGCGCTGTAGATTACAGACACGTACGCGACGGTGGCTGGCTCGATCGCGGCGGCCGTCGGGCCGTGTAAAATCGATGACTGGTAAAGACGGCCGGTGAGGTAAAGCGGATAGCTGGGAGCTCGAATGGATTCGACCAAGTGGGTGGATCTATCGGCATGATTAGGCGTGTGTCTCGGTCTCCAGTCGTAAATTAAGAATGAAGACGGTGACTGGAGAGTACACACGTTTTCTCCTGACTTCTCCGCCGATAATGCGCACTTTCTACAACGTCGTAGTATGTGGAATAAAAAGTTTCTTCGAATGCAAACCCGTGGTTGGACGGCAAGAAGGATTGTAGTATCCCGTGTTCATCAAAGTTCAAGTTTCAGACTTGACGTTGTTGCTTGCatttttcctgaatttatttGAGTCcttttggtcatgtgatttcagtGAAAGAATACGTTTACGTCGACAACGAATGATTGACGTTTTCGTCAAtcttaaaatgatgagccggtttAATCTCTTGAAGGTGTTCATAAGGATAAGGTGTGCGTGCGTGCGTTCATAAATGTGAGTGTACATTCGTATATGTGAGCGACTTCGATTGTATTCTGCTAaaaaaaagtttcatgaaattaagtttaaaaaaatgttttgtgGAATTAATGAGGGATATCAAGGGTCGTTCTGGTCCTTTACATGAGTTTACCGAAGAGGACTGAAATATCATTCAACCAAGGCTGATCAATCAATAGAGGATACCGTacgcattgttctcaaaattggtTGATGAAAATAGAGTTAATAACATGAGAACCATAACTAAAATTGCACATGACTATTTTCTTTTGAACATAGTACACATACATATATTCACACACAATCATACAAACGCACACACGCAGGTCGTTTTAAAATTGACAAAGTCGTGACACACGGAATTGTCATCCGAAGGTCCGAAATATATCCTGAAAAATGTGATCCTCAATGTTACCGCAAGAAACCTAACCATCCGAGCTACGCTCAATTCATATATAACTATTATATTTGCTTACATATAGTTGTATTATTCAATATAAGTAGAATAGTTAAATAAAAACAGTTTTACATGCATGATTGCTTGTTGAGGTGGATTTCAACCCATTCATAATTGCACGGCCGGATGACATTCTTGCATGTTTACATAAATAAGTCGGTTGAGATGACTCTCTTGAGTATATAGGCTTAGCCGGTGAGCCAGTGGATTCACCTCTCCTCTGCCCGACGCTCCGGTGGCCCATGGTGGAGAGGGGAATGTTGGCGCTTCCGCTCTGGATAGAAGTTTATGTTAGGTTTTTTAGTCCTTGCAGGTGGTGATCGGATGGATAGCGACATTTCTTCTTTGAGATTGTCTTTCATGTTCtaaaagcatctctagcagaccccgtaaacTGGTCAAACCCGTAAAAAATGAGGTGTTTACAGTTTCGATCAGGAAAACGGCACGGAGCAGACCCCGTAAAAGTTGTTCGACCCGTAAACTTTTTAAGGGGCACGGTAAATCCATCTATGAAAATCTTATATGTGCAGTTTTGGAGGCAGTATACAGTTTAACCCGCAAAGTGGTCAACCCTGGTCGGAACAAACGCGCGGAACTGACCGAAATCTACCTGGAACTCACTGGACTCCGTCATCGCATGTAGGAAGAAGCCGCCGCGCGTCGGAATTTGTCGCTGCCGGTCCTAATTGCGGTCAGCTCGACCTCCACTGTCGAGACGAGGCCGTCCACGCGCAGGATGCAGCAGGCCACCGACAGCCTGAATCAGGGCGGGGCGGCACCGGAGAAGAGCGGGGCAGGGTGGGGAGCTCGCCTGGCCACGGCGGGGGAACGTACGTGCGGCGACGGGCAGTGTCAAGCTCAATCGGGGACAGGCAGTGTCGAGCTCAATCGGGGGCGGGCGACGCAGGGCTCCTCCACTGCATGCAGGGTGGGAACGGGCGGCGCCAGGACGAGGCGGGGGCGAGGCGGGCGACGTCGAGGCGTGCAGGGGCGCCAGGGCGAGGCACACCGTGGTCGGAGACGGCTCATAGGGAtgggaggaaaaaagaaaaagaatgagctATAATAGAATACAGTTCCATTTAGAGGGTCTTTTTTGTACGGAACAATTTCGCACCGTAAAAACGGTTTACAGTGCCCCTTATACGCATTTTTAAGGGTCGATTTTTATAGGGTATTCTAGAGATGCTCTAATCCTCCTCGAGTTTAGCCATCTGGTCATAGTCGACGGAGCTCCGGTGTATATTTCTTTCATCTTCTTGTGGCGTTGAGCTTATGATTTCTGGTAAAGTAGGAGTCTTAGTGTTAGATGGTTAAGATCTATGCAAGAGTTCAATGGCGACAACTATGGCTCCAAGACTCTGGTCCTTAGGGG harbors:
- the LOC123410442 gene encoding hydroxycinnamoyltransferase 4-like, with the translated sequence MAMVEVLSSELVVPAEPTPGGSIWLSNLDLAGRRGYTPTVYFFRPNGDPGFFAADAMKDSLARALVAFYPLAGRLGLDGSGRVQVDCTGEGVVFVTARSEHYALEELMNEFVPCGEMRDLLVPPTPAPNPPCALLFVQITRLRCGGVVLGQAMHHSIVDARGAAHFFETWASISRGGGGAPTVPPCFDHTLLAARPPQSRAVLYDHPEYKPEPEPVDPVSASTYASAIVTMSKGQVGALKARCLGSSTFRAVVALVWQCVCRARALPPAAETRLYSMVDMRARLDPPLPAGYFGNAVIRTSVSATVEEVVSGPLVHAARLARAATSQGDEHARSLVDYLEGVDTMNLPRSGISRSHLRAISWMGMSLSDADFRWGAPAFMGPALMYYSGFVYVMNAPGKDGALALVLSLEPESMPAFRTVFADELARLEL